Proteins encoded within one genomic window of Vallitalea longa:
- a CDS encoding AMP-binding protein has translation IYDNKINIMWLTVSLFNKIISENENVFNSLDTILVGGDKLTPSYINKLRSVNKNITIINGYGPTENTTFSTCFTIQKEYKHNIPI, from the coding sequence ATCTATGACAATAAAATAAATATAATGTGGTTGACAGTATCCCTATTCAATAAAATCATATCTGAGAATGAAAATGTTTTTAATTCTTTAGATACGATATTGGTTGGTGGTGATAAACTAACACCAAGTTATATTAACAAATTAAGAAGTGTGAATAAGAACATTACTATTATAAATGGGTATGGTCCAACTGAAAACACTACATTTTCCACTTGTTTTACGATACAGAAGGAATATAAGCACAATATACCTATA